The DNA sequence tgagagagctagacagtcaggtcagggagccggcctcggtgccagttgtcagagagtttcaggatgtctttcctgatgagcttccaggtttaccacctgctagggagatagagttcgagatagagttggtgcctggaactagaccgatctctatccctccctacaggatggccccagccaagttaaaggagttgaaagagcagttgcaagagctggtagaaaagggcttcattcgacagagtacctcaccttggggtgctccggtcttgtttgtgagaaagaaggatgggtccctcagactttgtatcgactacaggcagttgaataaagtcactaccaaaaataggtaccctctgccaaggatcgatgatctattcgaccagctagcaggagcgggttgtttctccaaaatagatctaagatcggggtaccatcagctaagaataagggatgaagatgtgccaaagacagctttcaggaccagatatgggcattttgagttccttgtgatgccgttcgggttaactaacgcccctgcagcattcatggacctcatgaacagagtgtttagtcagtacctggatcactttgttattgtcttcatagatgatatcttggtgtattccaggaatgtagagaagcatgcccatcatctgcggttggttctgcagactttgagggaacatggcttgtatgccaagttctctaagtgtgagttctggctgaggagtatttcgttcttggggcatgtggtgtcggaaaagggtatagaggtagaccccaagaagacagaaactgtggctaactggcctagacccacttcagtgacagagattagaagtttcttgggtttggtaggttactacaggaggttcgttcaggacttctcaaagattgcagctcttctgaccagactaaccaggaagaatcagaagtttgtgtggatcgaccagtgcgaagagagttttgaagagcttaagaagaggttgacttcagcaccagttttagctctgccatctagtgatgaggactttacagtcttttgtgatgcatcccgtgtgggactgggttgtgtactaatgcagaatgagagggtgatcgcttatgcttctaggcgaagcatgagttgaattaccccacacatgacctggagatggcagcagtaatctttgcactcaagatgtggaggcactacctctatggggttaaatgtgagatctttacagatcataagagcctacagtacatcctgagtcaaagagatttgaacttgagacagaggagatgggtggagctgctgagtgactatgattgcaagattcagtaccatccgggtaaggcgaatgttgtggcagacgccttaagccggaaatcactcggcagtttatcccacatatcggcggagaggaggccagtggtgaaggagttttacaagctcattgaggaaggtctacagatggagttgtctggtacaggtgacttggtggcccagatgagagtggcacccgtgtttctggagcaggtggctcagaaacagcatgaggacccggagttagtaaagattgccaggactgttcagtcaggcaatgatagtgagttcagattcgacagcaaggggatcctccgctatgggagcagactatgtgtaccagatgacatagggctaaaaggagacattatgagagaggctcataatgcaagatacaacattcaccccggaaccaccaaaatgtatcaagactggagggactttcggctgccgaacctgccgccgaaagtgccctgtccagccctttcttgcatgtttttctatgattattctatgatgttttagggggtttttggggaatagtttagagttatgttcatgtatgtttggtccctcatttgagtccacctgtgtaggttcggacccgaggaaccgaggaccccagcagtgagtctgttgccccagtgtctggtcagagctatccagaggtgagtggaataactctttatgtttttaagcaaatcaattgcaaggattgagcatgatcatgcatcatgaatgccatgtgatgaattaggttgtttgtattagaattcacgaatatgttgcattgcatagtttaaatgttgatgtggatgaatgttggatgatccatagccctcgatctatgatatgacgatgtgatatgtacggtacggaatgtaagaccagtgggacccattctacgttcgctggcactatgtaagggaaagaccaggacccattctacgttctggcacagttggacactgttatgttatgatatgtaagggaaagaccaggacccattctacgttctggcacagttggaccatgtagagggctattggtgacaggttcatccttgatgtgattagctgtgatgtgatgcattccatgttatcatatgtttttaaatgttttattattctgctcactgggctctagtagctcacccctctcccaaatttccccaggattgcaggtacatggtagaccaggaggtttacaagagtaatgaagtctggtatatgtaatagatagtgtggacatgataaatgtattaatgttatgtaaaagtacagtttcagtcatgtaatgatattgaggattagagattgtgcttgactttatgtatgaggtatcccttttaatacatgatcaaagatgttttataatgttcatgtaagccaactcatcttataatgtatcgcccattggggcattgatgggatcccacagaggggtcatgattatgattatggctatgtacagtgcatgctcaggttgagttgggtgtatgaaataaaagttttaaatttttatgtatgttgttgatcatgtatgggattaaacaggttttcaggatgtatgtcaggcttgctacgggtcttggcggccttaagccgacccagatcctagcgccggtagcggtccgattttcgggtcgttacaacttaccaaataaattttttaaaaaataaaaaaaaaaggaaagaagaagaagaaaagactagaagagaagaggaaaccatcttcctcattttcttctccttccggtcaaccaagagaaagaacccaTTCATCCATCTTTTTTTTCTACACCAAAATGTGTTCAAATTTTTACCTCCAATCAATTACTCATTTTCTCCCAACACCTTTCTAAAgtagaatttgaagaaaagaagagaaattaaagagaaaattcaaGGTTGAGGGAGAGTAAATAGTAACAAAGTGTTGGAAAATTTAAAGATATGTTAGGGGTTTTGATGTAggaatattttttatcatttttatgtgaatatttatgaGGAATATggtattaatatgatttatttgtttatttttcataaagaaGAAGTGGAAGGGAAGGGTGGAAACTCCAAAGGGAAAAGAAAGGaagattagaaaattttaagtttgtGTAAGATTTTGGAAGGTTTAAGGTTTGTGCTCaactttatttgaataaattcaataatttgttaattaggttttatttgaaaattttactatCTTAGTAGAACTAATcaagtgaataatattttagttatatagCATGATTAAAGTTTGAAGAAAtgataaatttgataaatagaaaattttgaaattaatatgtaatttgaGCGAAACTCAAGTTATGGACCAAGTGGAATGACTCGACTTTTTTGATAGGGATGTAATTTGGCTAAgatatagtaataataataataataaaaattaattattagtctAAATAAAGAATACTATGTTAAACGttgtaaattagttaaattagggTCGAAAGAAAGTTGTtggatagaaataaaaattaaaataaaaagaaaaatgagatatgatatatcgtgataaatagaaaaaaatactagattagaaaaaaaaataatagttaattaattaaggattaaattatgaatttgtaaTTTATATAGTTGaattaagggaaaattacttcttagtccATGAGGTTTAAcctaattaacacttctgtccctctattttggcgatccaacacttaagtccctcactttctcttccgtccaaattcgtagtccttccgtccatttaaaccgtttggtcaaagagtcaaaggtgagatgtgataattttttccaaaaatacccttctttcaatgtgaaattccagaagaagaagaagaagaagaagaagaagaagaaagaagaagaaaaagaagaagaaagaagaagaagaagaagaagttgcagaaagggtaggaagaagaagaagaagaagaagaagaagaagaaagaagaagaagaaaaagaagaagaaaatggttaattttgtcaattcacgtgtcccaaacggctattttggacggaaggactacgaatttggacagaaaagaaagtgagagacttaagtgttgggtcgccaaaatagagggacaaaagtgttaattacgttaaacctcggggactaaaaagtaatttttccttgaattaaattaatagatttacgtgatatgacaatgtttaaaagcagagttgtaatatgataaaatattatagtttgaataattgaaaGTTACATTGTATTAAAAGTTTTTGTCCCCatgtttaaatgtataaattatttaaagtctgACCCTAGTAAGTTTGGTGGGAATTGTGAGTTAGTTTAAGGGTGTGGCGTGCCATATACAGATCTTGCAGTACTGCACTACAGTTATACTGATTGATACCATACAAGTACGGCTGATATGCTCTACCGCTATAGTTATAGACTCTTTTGAGTCATacagttatttggcactttATACCCAACAGATATAGCTTCCTTATCtgccatttaaatttataggggccaaaaagaaaacaaaaataataaataaaagaattaagagAAAACAAAACGTTTTACAtgataaaggaaaagaaaaagattatGAAATTAAACTCTGTATACATgtgaaataataatatgatttagaattattttaaattatttgctatATAGTTTATTGtcatttatttgatttattgttgataaatgaattttgatttaaattttttatttaaaaaaaaaagaaagttgagcaccactaagcaatttgcttagcgcgtagaaatttatttttcctcGCGCAGATTGTAGATCGAATGAGTAATAGATTAAGATCTGTATCAACCCAGTCAGAGTTACATTATTAACTATCTTGGagtatattttgtaaattttatataaaattgattttggaaatatggcatgtacatCAAGTTTTAGATATAAAGTTGTATATGGTTTGAATTAGatatatttgaatattttaattttggtgtaAATATGAGTTATTAGTATAAGTTTTTGTGTTGAGATCAATCAATGGTTACGAAGTGTTTGATATGAGTTGAAATTGTGttgatattaaaaaaagtttGGGGGGTTAAAGTTAAAGTTTATAGAAGTATGATTTTACTATTCAcagatgaaattaaatttatatttcagaGGAAATTTTGCCGGATTTTCGGTTAAAAAAAGAGCAATGatttacataatataaattaaagtaaaaataagagAACTGTTATAAAATGTGATGTTTCCAGTtcgattaattaaataatcGGATAAAGAGTGTTACAGTCATGCTGATGAGAAGCAAGTCTTCTTTAGAACCCATGAAGGTTTTACTTTGAAGTATCCCCTCTCTCAACGGTTATTGTACTAAGGAGTTCCGCCAAAATAGTGACAACGCATTCTTTcgtatctttttattttccctttACAGTTGATTAGGGTTTTCTTATTGAATGTTGAGCTTTTTGTCCCTATTTTTTGAATTAGTTTGGAACTTCTAATTTCTCTATTTCTTCCTAATATTATCATGCTTATAATGGAATtctcttattttataaaaaaaataaaaaaataaaagctgGTGTAGTTGCCCATATGAAGCGTGGTCATACAACTTGTGGTCATtcaatgaaatatatatattttttcgatagagtgaaatattttatttaattgccTTTCATTAAGAAAAGAACACCTTTGTTTTGATCACCTTTtagtttagttttttttaatatattattgttgATAGATTTGGAGTATTTTATTCCCCTACATGGGCTGTATGGGAATTTTATTTGAGAAATATGttaaaacttaaatttaaatcaaattttcagttatattttactcaaatttcatatatatatatatatatatataaattaaattttaatatattttaattttttaaattatttattccaCATCTAATATGCGTTAtaaatctttaattatttttaaaaaatttaaagagatTTTAATGTTAATATTTGGTGTTAcaagagaaagaaaaatttgtttatatattttttctgtaatttttttttcatttttaatataattaggaagcgataatataatttttaaattataaaattcattagttcatctttattttaaatttatttaattaaaattttatatattttataaaattaaaattttaattatcttattaaaaaattattaattaatttattttaaatttaattaaaaaaattgaaatattatgaatatttaaaattataaaaattaaataatacatataattaaaattataaaattataatataaataatttaaaacagtaaacagtattttttaataaacaaattaaataattaaattttataaaattaaataatttttaatggacttaattaattttatagaagTTCAGAAATTTGGTAATAATTGACCCGTTAAGAGTCAATGTGTAAACTATAGTAATCTTTGAAGTTTTAGGGCAAATTACGGAACCACCTCAGCGAGAGTCAATGTGTAATTTACTCGAGTTCAATTTGTCACTAAATttcgagaaaaaaaaaatgccacCGAAAGCAAGAACGATGTCGTATATAACATCGAGGCTTCAACGCTAAAATCTTCCACCGGTCTTTGAGGGCCGCTGCTGTTGTTGTGTCATAATCTTCTTCGTCCGGTTATCAGCTCCCATGGACTGTTGTTTTTCTCACCGCCACCACCTCTTTTCAACCAAACTCCGTTTATCCTATTCTACCCTTTGCGTACCAAAACCCTTTATATCTCCTCCTAAAAGGCGGTCAACGGCACCGAGATTTGCACTGCGCGCCCTCATTTCTAGTACTAGAAACAGTAGCACCAGTACCAGTAGCTTCACTTGGGACGACGTCATCCGAGTCTCTCAACCTGATCATGTCCCTCACGATTCCTCAGATCTCTCTGGCTTTTTCGAAAAGATCGAAGTCTGCAATCGCGGATCTGTACCTTCTCTCTCGCTATCTCTTATTTCTCTGTCATCTGATTGGTTGCTTAGAAAGTGCAAAAAGGGAAAAGGATAGAAAATTTAGTACACTGTTCTTATTCTGTGATTGTAACGTTTGCAGGAAAGGCAATCTGAGTTTGTTCGATTCGTTATCGAAGGTCAAATTGTTGGTTATATACATAAGGGGTAATGTCTTTTTTCTTTCCCCGCTTTGTACTTCGTAATGCCAATTGAGTATTGGTTAGAAATGTTGTTTTGAAATTCTGGGTGCAGTTTTGTGGATTATTTGAGGACGTTCAAAGATGTGTTTGTTTTCCCTCAAAGTAATTATAGTGGTCGCTCTGAGAGCTATGTAACGTTACATGAAATGCTAAAGACGCCGGAGGATAGAACCAGAGTTGTTGGAGAAGTTATCAAATGTTTAGGAGAAGAACTGATTCCAGGTATACGAAATGAGGTACTCTCTCCACGTCCCATAATTTttgttactttattttttcacacatattacaatttttttattaactttctaaTTACACGAAGAcatatttaatacttaaataaGAGATGTTTTGAGAGGTCTTTTGGaagaaagataaaattaaatagggttATAATAATTAAGTTATACGTTACTATAGTCTAAAAATGGGAAGTGGACAataattttggtttaaaaagaaagaaagatagACAAAAATAGTCCATAAAAATTATGGGAGGGAGGGAGTATAATACTGGGATCACTGCATTGATTATCATTATAGTTGTATATTGAACTAGAGAATTCCAAAATGTGACCATGAATATGATTATGTGATAGGTAACTGAAACCTCACGAGATTAACCTGGTTTTGATAAATTATGATTAGAGTATATATAAAGTGTTGATTTGGATGATTATGATATCGCTGTCTTTAATCAGCTGTACCCTGTGGTATCATCTTTTGGCTCCCCAGTCTACTTCTCATTGGAGCGTGCTGCAGCTCCTTATTTTGGAATAAAGGTGTGTTTCTCTTGTTTGTGTACTCTCTGCTGAGTAACGTAGCTTTTGAATTTCTCAATTTTATCTTTTCTTCTGGGTATAGGTCTATGGAATTCATATGAATGGCTTTGTTGAAAAAGATGGGGAGAAATTTCTATGGATTGGAAAGAGAAGTGAAGTGAAACCCACATTTCCGGGGATGCTCGATCACCTTGTTGCTGGAGGACTGGTTTGTAACTACCTATAAATTTACCTTCATAAGTGGGTAATTCACAATCTTGCTTATGTTCAATTCAATGGAATAATGTTAACATAAAATGCGTACTTTACTCTTTTTACCTCTTGGATGAGatcttctcttatccttttaTGGAACTTTTGAATGTTTTGCCGTTGGTGgtgtctaaaatgttttcattttatatttgaaaGGTGCACTTTGTTAAATGTGTCAAAGGGGttacaaattgaaaaaaatatttgacaTGTTTGTCATAATAATACTAGAATAACTAAACAACATTTTGGAAATTGTTTTTTCATACAACATCTAGGgtggtgattttcttaaaagCATTTATTGGATGCCTGAACCTCAATGTTAAATGGGCTTTAATCAAGCATTGGaacatgcttgtgtttgtgagATCATAGTGTATTAGGGTGTTCTGTATCAAATTAATCAATACTTTAATATTAGATGGTTAATTGCTAGGAAGACAGCTTTTGGTGAAATCATGAGAGGGTAAAgttgaattgagctttgagcaTGAAATGTTTTTGTTAACCTGAGGAAGGTGGGAAGTTGGAAGAATTCTTTTCAGATGCCCATCTACTTGACAGGTGGAAAGTCAAAACTGGATGCAAACACTGATTTAGAGCCTCTTTATTTCTATGTGAACTCTTATACATTTCCATTGTGGCAATGACAGCCTTATGGGATCTCTTGTGGAGAGAATGTTATGAAGGAATGTGAAGAGGAAGCAGGGATACCTCAATCCATTTCACATCAGTAATTTTTCTCTAGCCACTGAGTTATTTCGTACATCCAgcatgttttttattttattggttgGGAAGTCAATCCTTGGGTTGGCAGATTCACATCCTCAATTAACCGTTATTCTGTTGGAGCcattctttctctgatgattTTTTGTAATTGTTCCTTTTGCAGAGCTGTACCGGTTGGTGCTGTTTCTTATGCAGACATTGAAGGTTATAGATACAAGAGGGATGTTCTATTTTGTTATGATTTGAAACTTCCTGATAGTTTTATACCTAATAATCAAGGTAAGATCGTTGAACCTCTTCTTGCATTCAGTTCAGTTGTAGTTATAAGTTGATATCCTTTGAATGTTCTAAATTTCCTTCTAATTTTGAATATTGTGTCCTTGAGCCACATATTTCTCTGCAATTTAATCTAATCCTCTGTGATGCCCTCAAACTGTGGCAGATGGAGAAGTGGAGAGTTTCAAGTTGATCCCTGTAAAAAATGTTGCAAATGTTATTCGGAGAACACATTTTTTCAAGCCAAACTGTTCCCTTGTCATCATTCATTTCTTGTTTCGGCATGGGTATTTCTTCTCTATTGCTTCTGTTGTTTGTTTTGACCCTTTTGATTCATTTAGTCTTTGTTTGTTTCactgtaaatatttattttgcagGAAaacattttctaaattttttagcGTTTGggacatgaaaatatttttctggtCAAAGGAAAAATTAAGTCATTTTAAGGAAAATGAGACTtccttttttcaaaaaataaagttattttttacattttaaaaatcttactaacacctctatatataaatttattaacttattctattttaaattaaaaattaaacaatagaaAATAAGTGATTTtgttggaaaatattttccatggaaaatattttgcactgaaaatattttccacacaagttatttttcataaacaaaCAGAGCCTTAATCATTTTTCAAATTGACTTATTGTCATTTAACTTAAAAGGCAAAACTGTTACTAAAATTACCAATAGATATATCCTTCTATTGCTTAGTCCCCGGACTAGCTGTGAGGTCAGCTCATCTCCTTCCTCTTTCCTTCACGAGTGTGTGTCTCTGACCTGCTTCTAGCACATGTTAGAGTCGGAAGCTCACTCATAACTTTCTAAGTTTTGCATTTCATATCTAAGGGCCTTCCCAAACAGGAAAGAGGTCAGCTGGCCTCTCTGATTCAGCATTTAAGATTTTGCTGCCTTCCCTTTGATGAAGCCTCAAGCCTGGGCTCCAGGCTTCTATCCTGGCATATGTGTTAGGAGTGTAGAAGTCTTTGAAGTGTTCAACCTTGCTAGGAAAGGTCGAGGAGGGAACAAATCACCAGTACAATACATTCCTGATTATTGGAAAACTTGTAGAAGTCATTAAGGAGATCAAATTGTATCTTTAGTGGCCGTGCTGCATTAACCATTTGACAAGGTTATCATTGTCAAGTTTGGTGAAAATTACCAGAGGCACTAAA is a window from the Manihot esculenta cultivar AM560-2 chromosome 16, M.esculenta_v8, whole genome shotgun sequence genome containing:
- the LOC110602860 gene encoding nudix hydrolase 20, chloroplastic: MDCCFSHRHHLFSTKLRLSYSTLCVPKPFISPPKRRSTAPRFALRALISSTRNSSTSTSSFTWDDVIRVSQPDHVPHDSSDLSGFFEKIEVCNRGSERQSEFVRFVIEGQIVGYIHKGFVDYLRTFKDVFVFPQSNYSGRSESYVTLHEMLKTPEDRTRVVGEVIKCLGEELIPGIRNELYPVVSSFGSPVYFSLERAAAPYFGIKVYGIHMNGFVEKDGEKFLWIGKRSEVKPTFPGMLDHLVAGGLPYGISCGENVMKECEEEAGIPQSISHQAVPVGAVSYADIEGYRYKRDVLFCYDLKLPDSFIPNNQDGEVESFKLIPVKNVANVIRRTHFFKPNCSLVIIHFLFRHGYITPECMGYLDLLQSLRRGDCC